One genomic segment of Photobacterium sp. DA100 includes these proteins:
- the pcnB gene encoding polynucleotide adenylyltransferase PcnB: MNRDASDLDHEELALQVYQRQEHGISRKDISENALKVLYRLNKAGYDAYLVGGGVRDLLLDKQPKDFDIATNATPEEIKQLFRNCRLIGRRFRLAHILFGRDVIEVATFRGHHSDAKPSIKDKKNVSAQSQEGMLLRDNVYGSIEEDAERRDFTINALYYSIKDFTVADYVNGVEDLDNRIIRLIGDPETRYREDPVRMLRAVRFAAKLDMTIEPTTAGPIKPLSTLLQDIPAARLFEESLKLLQSGNGLGTYKLLREYNLFQQLFPLLAEHFTEDHSSQTEQMIEHILSATDKRIADGKRVNPAFMFAAMLWYPLVTRAEEVAFASGLAYYDAFMVAANDILDEQVKTIAIPRRFTTTIRDIWQQQTRFSRRSGKRAFKMMEHPKFRAAFDFLEMRANFESEDIAELAQWWDKFQHGDRNQRSKMVQQINEGGSGAPRRRRRRPQQRRKKPQAKSS, from the coding sequence CTGAATCGAGACGCAAGTGATCTCGACCATGAGGAACTCGCCTTGCAAGTTTATCAGCGCCAAGAGCACGGTATTTCACGTAAAGATATCAGCGAGAATGCGCTGAAGGTCCTTTACCGCCTGAATAAAGCCGGATATGACGCATATCTGGTAGGTGGTGGTGTTCGCGATCTCCTGTTGGACAAACAACCAAAAGACTTCGACATTGCCACCAATGCAACGCCGGAAGAGATCAAGCAGCTGTTTCGCAACTGCCGCCTGATCGGCCGCCGTTTCCGCCTGGCCCATATCCTGTTCGGCAGAGACGTCATCGAAGTGGCCACGTTCCGCGGTCACCACTCTGATGCCAAGCCGAGCATCAAAGACAAGAAGAATGTCTCGGCCCAGAGCCAGGAAGGCATGCTGCTGCGTGACAATGTCTATGGCAGTATCGAAGAAGACGCCGAACGCCGTGACTTCACCATCAATGCGCTGTACTACAGCATCAAGGATTTTACCGTTGCCGACTATGTCAACGGGGTGGAAGATCTCGACAACCGGATTATTCGCCTGATCGGAGATCCTGAAACCCGCTACCGCGAAGATCCGGTCCGGATGCTGCGCGCGGTTCGCTTTGCCGCCAAACTCGATATGACCATCGAGCCAACGACTGCGGGCCCAATCAAGCCGCTATCAACGCTGCTGCAGGATATCCCGGCCGCACGCCTGTTCGAGGAAAGCCTCAAGCTGCTGCAGTCGGGCAACGGCCTGGGTACCTACAAGCTACTGCGCGAATACAACTTGTTCCAGCAACTGTTCCCGCTACTGGCCGAGCACTTCACCGAAGATCACAGCAGCCAGACCGAGCAGATGATCGAGCATATCCTGTCGGCTACCGACAAGCGTATTGCCGATGGCAAGCGAGTTAACCCGGCCTTTATGTTTGCCGCCATGCTGTGGTACCCGCTGGTTACCCGTGCCGAAGAAGTCGCCTTTGCCAGCGGCCTGGCCTACTACGATGCCTTCATGGTAGCGGCCAATGACATTCTTGACGAGCAGGTCAAGACCATTGCCATCCCGCGCCGCTTTACCACGACGATCCGTGATATCTGGCAGCAACAAACCCGTTTCAGCCGCCGCAGTGGCAAGCGAGCATTCAAGATGATGGAGCACCCGAAATTCCGGGCCGCCTTCGACTTCCTGGAAATGCGAGCCAACTTCGAGAGCGAGGACATTGCCGAGCTGGCCCAGTGGTGGGATAAGT